A window of Misgurnus anguillicaudatus chromosome 3, ASM2758022v2, whole genome shotgun sequence genomic DNA:
TACATTTATAGCTGTTTTTGAATGCTGTAAGGTATTTGGTCAACCAGACAAAGTTTCAAGTTATTTGTTATGTTCACAAGATGAAGTTACATTCGTGCATTAAAATGTTTGATGTGAGGCTTCAACAGCTGTACAAAAAAAGTagacattaaataaaaacagtaaaagaaataaaacatctattaaaatattatttacagtatagatacagtatatagaaatatataagCATGTGTGGTGTGTGCACGTATGTCTTTAAAGTGCAAATGCTCACATACAGTAGATGTGCATAcctgtatttattttatagtgAGATAAGTGTGCAAAATATGCAAGTAAAAGGCAAATAAACGGTGGCAATTTTACAATATCACAGTATGTGAACTAATATGCTATACTATTATACTGCTAAACAACAGCTCCATCTGGTTCTCACGGAATCTTGAAATTTTTAAGGTTTTCCTGTATTATAATTTCTTTAACACTGTCAAACGCAATCCGAATGTTCTCTGTGTCCACCGCAGTAGTAAAGTGATAGAAGAATGGGCGACTGTCGTCCACTGTCGTAATCCTCTCCCTAAAACACTCAACGAGAAATCTCTGCACATCTTCCAGGCTGTGCGGGTCACCTTGGAATTCTGGAAAATACTTCCGGATATCGGCAGTCTGTACTTTCTCTGCCAGCAGGTCAGTTTTGTTGAGGAAGAGGATGATGGTACATTTGCGTAAGAACCTATTGCTGAGGAGGACCTTAAAGAATTCCAAGGACTCAACCAGGCTGGTGCTCCCATTTGAAGTGTAGTAGGGCTCATCCATGACTTGGTCGAACTCACTGGATGCCGCCATAAAGAGGATGTTTTTGGGATGGCAACAGTCGAATTTCCGTGTTGCACAACCTTCTGTTATCAAGATATTATGGTGCACAAAATAACACCTAGCTGTGCAGGATTTGCGTGCATAAATAATGTCCTGGTTGCAGGGAATGTAGCTCTGCAAGAGAGTGAATGAATTAAAAGGACAAGTTTTAACTCGGATGCTAAAAGTGATGATTTAATACTCACCAGCTGACCAATGCGATTCATGTTATTAAGGAAGTATTTCACAGATTCATATCCCTGCAAGAAACAAAAAGTGATATCATTGGCTGGGTGTTTTGATTGTTTGTAATGTCATATGTTGTCAGTGAAATCAGGCCTATTTAATATAGCAAAATAAGCATATATTACAACTTGCAAAAGTATGTCCTGTCTTCACCCTAAAGTGGATTTTTCTAAATTGGATTTAAACTTGATATAAACTTGTTTGTGTAAGTTATATGTAATCATTATTAGGGCACAAACACAGAAGCTGATCAGTTAAACACTTACCACGAAcaaatttattttcttaatcTTGCTATAAGCCTCCTGAATCCCAGAGTCGTTCCACAGAGAGTTGATAGCCGTAACAAAGCCTTGAAATTTATCGGGCTCTAAATGAAATTTCCAGGTTTCAATAGACATCATCAACATCTCGTGCATCTCATTGGCTGAATTTTCCCATGGGATGCCCATCCTGTTTTTTTCTACAACCAATGCTTTCAAACCCTATAGATGACAAAAGCAAGTCTTTGATATGTACCAGTGTAC
This region includes:
- the LOC129444883 gene encoding guanine nucleotide-binding protein subunit alpha-12; translated protein: MSKKFCWSFLPTVSDSKQERVARQRSREIDVMLKRTSHAPVVLILAGNCHSGKSTFIKQIRIISGPEFSQQELIDFRQSVYQDIIEGLKALVVEKNRMGIPWENSANEMHEMLMMSIETWKFHLEPDKFQGFVTAINSLWNDSGIQEAYSKIKKINLFVGYESVKYFLNNMNRIGQLSYIPCNQDIIYARKSCTARCYFVHHNILITEGCATRKFDCCHPKNILFMAASSEFDQVMDEPYYTSNGSTSLVESLEFFKVLLSNRFLRKCTIILFLNKTDLLAEKVQTADIRKYFPEFQGDPHSLEDVQRFLVECFRERITTVDDSRPFFYHFTTAVDTENIRIAFDSVKEIIIQENLKNFKIP